Proteins from one Candidatus Woesearchaeota archaeon genomic window:
- a CDS encoding excinuclease ABC subunit B (The UvrABC repair system catalyzes the recognition and processing of DNA lesions. The beta-hairpin of the Uvr-B subunit is inserted between the strands, where it probes for the presence of a lesion) gives HSLVVLYADTVTESMRRAIEETKRRRALQLAYNKEHGITPQKIVKPVRKKEVDVKDVKHIPKKEIPNVIIELEARMQEAAEALEFERAIELRERIKSLKKRMR, from the coding sequence CATTCCTTGGTGGTTCTCTATGCTGATACGGTTACTGAGTCGATGAGGCGCGCGATTGAGGAGACGAAGCGAAGACGAGCGTTGCAGCTTGCGTACAACAAGGAGCACGGCATCACTCCTCAAAAAATTGTCAAGCCGGTCAGGAAAAAAGAAGTTGACGTCAAGGATGTCAAGCACATTCCGAAGAAGGAAATTCCGAACGTGATTATCGAGTTGGAAGCAAGGATGCAGGAAGCAGCCGAGGCGCTCGAGTTCGAACGTGCTATAGAGCTTCGCGAGCGCATTAAATCGCTGAAAAAAAGAATGCG